Genomic DNA from Entelurus aequoreus isolate RoL-2023_Sb linkage group LG25, RoL_Eaeq_v1.1, whole genome shotgun sequence:
TTAGGCTATTTATGGTATGCAGTAGCTGTTGATACGAGGTCTGGTTGGGGTCTACAAAAGCGTGCTTTAGCTTAGCTAGCATGTACTCAACGATGTCTTAAGTGTTATTTGTTGTTAAAACATACTTCATAAAAACAAAATGAGCAGTGATTTAATTGTGTCTAACCCACAGGATACAGTAAGCAAACTGTTATCAAGCTGCTTCAAGGAGGAcaaaaccagatgtgagttgtgTAAAGTTACCTTGATGTTCATTGTTGTCATTCTTCATCTCAACCTTTATCTGTTTTACAGTAAGTGGCGAGGCTGCACTGCTCATGGCGGATATGCTGAGAATATTTATTCAAGGTTTGTTCGTGCGGGCGGCGTGGCTCACTCAGATTGTGTTGGGGTTGTCCAGAAATGTTAGGGTTCCTGGTGCGAACCCCACTAACACCACCCTAgtggctgccgttgtgtccttgggcaagacactttacctacctTGCTCCTATTGCCACCGACACTagtgtttaaatcaggggtgtccaaactagggctgggcgatatggctttttaaaaaaatcttgatatttttaggccatatcgcgatacacgatatatatcgcaatattttgccttagccttgaatgaacacttgatgcatataatcacagcagtatgatgattctatgtgtctacattaaaacattcttgttcatactgcattaatatatgctcattttaaactttcatgcagagagggaaatcacaactaattcaatttaccaaaactgtatttactaaacagttattaagcagtggcacaaacattcatgtcatttccaaaacagaaagtgcaagattgttagagacattttaaaacaagctattagtgcacttttgtgcatgatgtcactaagatgacatatcaaaacactaaattaaagtgcactttttgtacagaacgccactacaatagtttaaaacaaataaagtgcacttttgtgcatgatgtcacacaagatagttcaataactgtaaaataaaaatgagctgtataattggaaatcaaatagtgtatgtccttcactatgtggtaggttcctgcggacgttatctccttctgtcgtggactatttttttcatacggtgttgatgtggaaatggttgcctctgcattttgtgggtgtggcactgaacggagatgttgacaagcggagtaagcactcttcattctctagcggatgacttttcaaatgatgctacatattagcagtaatgctactttttgtagcaacgctttcgccccacacttgacaaattacgattgtctgttcgacatgttcccacttgaagccaaaccaccgccagacgatggaccccgtgctgtttttcttaggaattaattcttccttcatttgttaccagattcgcaccttctttctctcgtattaccactggaaccacagctaactttagccaagctgctacctctctgctcaatGAGGGCGTATACGTAAGTGATgtatatgtaagaaggtgcgcttgtttaagtctctgtgagaaggagagactagaaagagtgagaagagcctgtagtgtaatgcctgcagctaaaagcaactgcgtgagaacgtatactcggatatcacagagacaaacccgcaatatatcgatatatcgcccagccctagtccaaACTGTGGCCCGCGGATAATTTATAACGGCCCGTGGCAAATTCTactagtggtgtgccgtcagggccagcaaggccttctctactGGCcttacataaccagaaatcatgatcataattaaagatacaattattttttaatttactttacctaaatatctaaaagtattcatattgtcttcatgtcatattatgcttgtccagcgctgttgtttttagttttagtttgtatccaatcagaattcagctagcttatgttgccatgctgtaccaaatctgctaaaggccttcagaatcaacaatgcgggcgtccgtgcactgtaagcgatcggggacatacagttgatagacagttgcgatagccaatcagaccacgagttgttgtcagtgaggccttctagatggcctcacgttgaacgtgacgtttgcgcgtcctgtgattggatactcatcgggaccgttagcggatgaatttgagaacacagagttgagagacagttgcgatagcagttgttgacagtagcctatctaggtagcctgatgttaacgagactttgAATGAATActtacttgtcattccaaagtgagtattcaTTCACAAGTTTTAATTTAGCAGGgagcgggaagtgttgcgccgtagccagagaaggagaacaaaacgttgattaggtggcagatatatatttgcaaggccgttttcaagaaggatatttaaagagaaacgacatcttgtgagacgatgtcggccaaccttgtaagctagctcagctgttctggcgatgacaTGGGGAACGGCGTCGAATAGGTCCTACTATTTGTGAggtcaaatatttaattttttcacttttaatatgttttttgcaattttaattttcacAGAACAACGCAAGATATGTttcaattgctgatgcgttttaactgatttttaaatgcgccagaaaagaaCCTGTTGTGTATATTGTGgatgtgattcaatgcccagtagggcgtaaatgtgtttctgtatagtatttctccagcaatggtcatgtggggacataaatgatggtattttgagaggtaatcattgaagtcggacatcactgaaggcctgggtgggaaacgcacggcccgccactgaattctacaaatactattaaaaaaaaatatatatatatatatatatatatatatatatatatatatatatatatatatatatatatatatatatatacctggaataaaagaaaaacaggtgaaatgtaacaagaacaaattgaactcaactcaacaagttgcaatgttgactttaataacacaaagccGCCATGAaggatgttttttgttgttgtttaaagctGTCAttagtcaaaaaataataaatgaatcaaaatcaatgttgttacgaATGGTTGaccttttcaaggctccaattacttcaaatcaaatattccactttgaaatattttttcgggaaaatattgcatattttgtgtgtttgccatctaaataaatgatacatgggttatacttgtatagcgcttttctaccttcaaggtactcaaagcgctttgtcagtatttccacatttacccattcacacactgatggcgggagctgccatgcaaggcgctaaccagcagccatcagaggcaaggggtgaagtgtcttgcccaaggacacaacggacgtgactaggaaggtagaaggtgggaattgaaccccagtaaccagcaacactccgattgctggcacagccactctaccaacttcgccacgccgtccctaaagccaaagttttctttgacaaaaagttaatcaaacaacaaaaaaaaccatgaaaaaaaacaataaaaactcaTAGTCGttggataaatctgaagttgatggacgaagtggctggggagaggaaaatctgggcttccctgcttaggctgctgcccccgcgacccgacctcggataagcggaagaagatggatggatggatctaggGACCTAagcgtttaaagtaaaaaaaaaaaaaagtatgacttatttcaaACAAAATTATAAGTAGGACTGTTTTGGATCTCCAATATTTTagtgatttttaaaaaacattcttATTGCTCtaaaaatgaaaatgtataaaaatcaatgttaggacttatacacctatttaaggcttcaattacttcacatcaactaTTCCACTTTGAAgattttttgaggaaaatattgcatattttgtgtgtttgccatataaaaccaaagttttctttgacaaaaagttcattaaacaaccaaaaaaaaacatgaaaaaaaataataaaatcttaAACTCGTTggttagatctgaagttgagctagGGAACTAAgcgtttaaagttaaaaaaaaagtatgatttatttataGAAATATGAGTAGGATTGTTTTGGATGTCcaatattttagtgtttttttttaaactgttattgctcaaaaaatgtaaattaattaaATTCAATGTTAGGAACTATAGACCTATTTAAGGCGCCAATTTCTTCACATCAAGTATTCCACTTTGaagattttttggggaaaatattgcatattttgtgtgtttgccatataaaacagggttttgacaaaaagggcacaaagCCTAAAATAAATAATTCGTTATATCAACAAATAGACCTGAGTTTTAAACGTTGAATAAAAAGATTAATATACGACTTATTTTTGAATGTTTTACGACTGAGACCCTTCCCAGTCCCTTGATGGgagcatatatatattttgtttttatgttcaAAATTCTTGTATTCagacattttttgtgtgtgtggaaGAGAGATTTTCTAATCTGCTGACAATTTCGGCTGACACTTTAAGCCCTGTCAGAGCTGTCTTAGTTTACTGGTGTGAAGTGTCTAAAAACAGCTGAGCGTGTCGGGaaaactttcaaaataaatgtattggttttgaaaatgaaaatgatccAAAtggccccgcatgctttgattttggagtgtgcagccctcagtgggaaaagtatggacacccctggtataaatgttattattatgaaTTAGTTGATAAGTGTACCATCTGATTGTGGCAGAAGCGGCTGTGCGATCGATGAAACAAGCTGGAAGTGAAGACTGTGACCAAGTGGGCATCGAACACTTTGAAAAGATCCTACCTCAGCTGGTATGTAGCTATGCACTAACAACTTTTCTAGCCTGTTGGTCCCTATTTCTGTGTGTTTGGGATCCCTATAAATCCCCAAATTTGAAACCATGGAGGCAAGgcgaagatatttataaaacaatcttgctttctTCCAAATGTAAGACTTTAGTGAAATATTTTGTTAGGACAGCGGATATCGGCATATATGGTcgaggtttacccaaagagcttgaCACATGTTTGCCATTTTCATTCAGTTGTAGTCAGTCTTTATTTTTCACTATCCTCTTGTTgttgggcagactggctcatacatgcacatgcatgctataaCCGTCCGCTGTCGCAatttcaaataaaaagtagcatatatataccttatatctgtcagtagactccacatggctgacggggtgtaGTAGACCCAGTCGAAGGGGGCCCGGCACAATAATAAGACTGCCTACAAAACGAAacaaaagtggcttgaagatggtctgtaaaacaaaatatatgcaaaatATGGACCAAAGCATCATCATTACATGTTACATAGACCATAAGAAGGTGtcttaaatgtaataaaaaaaaatcataatataactaCTTTGAGATTTCAATTTGgactttttaaattatttttttattcatccaCCAGATGGCGATATTTCCCATTCAAAGAATGTACggtatagtta
This window encodes:
- the cenpx gene encoding centromere protein X → MAEKDTEITFKKDTVSKLLSSCFKEDKTRLSGEAALLMADMLRIFIQEAAVRSMKQAGSEDCDQVGIEHFEKILPQLLLDF